In Phaeobacter gallaeciensis DSM 26640, a genomic segment contains:
- a CDS encoding MarC family protein, which translates to MDTAFLITSFVTLFVIVDPIGLTPIFLALTQGMTPAQRRAIALRSTVTAAILLAVFAAFGEAVLGFAGISMAAFRIAGGVLLFLTALDMLFERRNKRREDRSEEDDFDDPSVFPLAIPLIAGPGSIATVILLTGQQPGFAGFAMVMGVVFAVLGILLVMCLFSGLFERLLGKTGITVVTRLLGMLLAALSVQFVLDGLRAFGFAGG; encoded by the coding sequence ATGGATACGGCCTTTCTGATCACCTCTTTTGTCACCCTGTTTGTGATCGTGGATCCGATTGGCCTGACCCCCATCTTTCTGGCGCTGACGCAAGGCATGACACCGGCGCAGCGCCGGGCGATTGCCCTGCGCTCGACTGTGACGGCGGCGATCTTGCTGGCAGTGTTCGCTGCCTTTGGTGAGGCGGTGCTGGGGTTTGCCGGGATTTCCATGGCGGCTTTCCGCATCGCGGGCGGCGTTTTGCTGTTCCTGACCGCCCTCGACATGCTGTTTGAGCGCCGCAACAAGCGGCGTGAGGACCGCAGCGAGGAAGATGATTTCGACGATCCTTCTGTCTTCCCGCTGGCGATCCCGCTGATTGCCGGCCCCGGCTCCATCGCGACGGTGATCCTGCTGACCGGGCAGCAGCCGGGTTTTGCCGGGTTTGCCATGGTGATGGGCGTCGTCTTTGCGGTGCTGGGTATCCTGCTGGTCATGTGCCTGTTCTCCGGCCTGTTTGAGCGGCTTTTGGGTAAGACAGGCATTACCGTCGTGACCCGCCTCTTGGGGATGCTGCTGGCTGCGCTGTCGGTCCAGTTTGTGCTGGACGGTCTGCGTGCCTTTGGCTTTGCCGGGGGCTAA
- a CDS encoding ABC-F family ATP-binding cassette domain-containing protein yields MLRISDISYAVEGRLLFDGASATIPTGHKVGLVGRNGTGKTTLFRLIRNELSLESGSISLPSRSRIGGVAQEAPASDVSLIETVLAADTERAELLAEAETATDPNRIAEIQTRLSDIDAWSAEARAASILKGLGFDYEAQQRPCSDFSGGWRMRVALAAVLFSQPDLLLLDEPTNYLDLEGALWLEAYLVKYPHTVIIISHDRELLNRSVNGILHLEDLGLTFYSGNYDQFARQRAANRANQAAQAKKQDARRAHLQAFVDRFKAKASKAKQAQSRVKMLEKMETIRAPEDAARTVFTFPEPEELSPPIIATEGASVGYDGTTILSRLDLRIDQDDRIALLGKNGEGKSTLSKMLSGRLDVMGGKMTQSSKLRIGFFAQHQVDELHIDETPLQHLQRERPNEGQARLRARLAGFGLGSDQADTEVGRLSGGQKARLSLLLATLPAPHLLILDEPTNHLDIESREALVEALTAYSGAVILVSHDMHLLSLVADRLWLVSGGTVKPYEGDLPSYRDLLLTRDKPAGKSKPKAEKPKRPSRDALLALRAEVRKGEARLEKVSEMRDKLAKKLADPALYDEERKDEAVVWQRKYAEVMEAQDRAEDLWLKAVEKLEKAEAL; encoded by the coding sequence ATGTTACGTATTAGCGATATCTCCTATGCGGTCGAAGGCCGTCTTCTGTTCGATGGCGCCAGCGCCACGATCCCCACAGGCCACAAGGTCGGGCTGGTTGGCCGCAATGGCACCGGCAAGACGACGCTGTTTCGCCTGATCCGCAATGAGCTGTCGCTGGAATCCGGCAGTATCTCCCTGCCCAGCCGATCACGTATAGGGGGCGTCGCACAGGAGGCCCCGGCCTCGGATGTGTCGCTGATTGAGACGGTGCTGGCAGCCGACACCGAGCGGGCGGAGCTGCTGGCGGAGGCAGAGACCGCAACGGACCCCAACCGTATCGCCGAAATTCAGACGCGGCTGAGCGATATCGATGCCTGGTCGGCGGAGGCGCGCGCCGCCTCGATCCTGAAGGGGCTGGGGTTCGACTATGAGGCGCAGCAGCGCCCCTGTTCGGATTTCTCCGGCGGTTGGCGGATGCGGGTGGCACTGGCAGCGGTGCTGTTTTCGCAGCCGGATCTGCTGCTGCTTGATGAACCGACCAACTATCTGGATCTGGAAGGCGCGCTGTGGCTGGAGGCCTATCTGGTCAAATACCCGCACACCGTGATCATCATCAGCCACGACCGCGAGCTGTTGAACCGCTCGGTGAACGGTATCCTGCATCTGGAAGACCTCGGGCTGACGTTTTATTCCGGCAACTACGATCAGTTTGCCCGCCAGCGCGCAGCCAACCGTGCCAATCAGGCCGCGCAAGCCAAGAAGCAGGACGCGCGCCGCGCGCATCTGCAAGCGTTCGTGGACCGGTTCAAAGCCAAGGCCAGCAAGGCCAAACAGGCGCAAAGCCGGGTGAAGATGCTGGAGAAGATGGAAACCATCCGCGCGCCCGAAGATGCGGCGCGCACGGTCTTCACCTTCCCCGAACCGGAAGAGCTGTCGCCGCCGATCATCGCCACCGAGGGCGCATCGGTCGGTTATGACGGCACTACGATCCTGAGCCGCTTGGATCTGCGCATCGATCAGGACGACCGGATCGCGCTTCTGGGCAAAAACGGTGAGGGCAAATCGACCCTGTCGAAAATGCTGTCCGGGCGCCTGGATGTGATGGGCGGCAAGATGACCCAATCCAGCAAGCTTCGGATCGGGTTTTTCGCCCAGCATCAGGTGGATGAATTGCATATTGACGAAACCCCCTTGCAGCATCTGCAACGCGAACGCCCGAATGAGGGACAGGCCCGGCTGCGCGCGCGGCTGGCGGGGTTTGGTCTTGGGTCCGATCAGGCGGATACGGAGGTCGGGCGGCTCTCCGGTGGGCAAAAGGCGCGTCTGTCGCTGCTCCTGGCCACCCTGCCCGCACCGCATCTGTTGATCCTCGATGAGCCGACCAACCACCTGGATATTGAAAGCCGCGAAGCGCTGGTTGAGGCGCTGACCGCCTATTCCGGCGCGGTCATTCTGGTCAGCCACGATATGCACCTCCTCAGTCTTGTGGCGGATCGGTTGTGGCTGGTCTCCGGCGGCACGGTGAAGCCCTATGAAGGGGATCTGCCCTCCTACCGCGATTTGCTGCTGACACGCGACAAACCCGCAGGCAAATCCAAACCAAAGGCCGAAAAGCCCAAACGCCCCTCGCGCGACGCGCTGCTTGCCTTGCGCGCCGAAGTCCGCAAAGGTGAAGCACGGCTGGAGAAGGTCAGTGAAATGCGGGACAAGCTGGCTAAAAAGCTGGCCGATCCGGCCCTCTATGACGAAGAGCGCAAGGATGAGGCCGTGGTCTGGCAACGCAAATACGCCGAAGTGATGGAAGCGCAGGATCGGGCAGAGGATCTGTGGCTGAAGGCCGTGGAGAAGCTTGAGAAAGCGGAGGCGCTGTGA
- a CDS encoding retropepsin-like aspartic protease family protein, whose translation MDAIDTPRLIYLLLLLVAVGSWVFVQNRHGLGKTVQQLAIWAFIFLGVIAGYGLWEDIRSTVQPQQVVMRDEGRVDVPRARDGHYYLTVDVNDVPVQFLVDTGASAVVLNEEDARRVGLNPDDLAYLGRARTANGEVRTALAKVESMSLGDITDRNITLSVNEGQMDQSLLGMDYLQRWSSIEIRNGSLILTR comes from the coding sequence TTGGACGCGATCGACACCCCACGGCTGATTTATCTGCTGCTGCTGCTGGTGGCCGTTGGCTCCTGGGTGTTCGTGCAAAACCGACATGGGCTGGGCAAGACCGTGCAGCAGCTGGCAATCTGGGCGTTCATCTTTCTTGGGGTGATTGCGGGCTACGGGCTTTGGGAGGATATCCGCAGCACCGTTCAGCCACAGCAGGTGGTGATGCGTGATGAGGGGCGCGTGGATGTGCCCCGCGCCCGCGATGGGCATTATTACCTGACCGTGGATGTGAACGACGTGCCGGTGCAGTTTCTGGTCGATACCGGCGCCAGCGCCGTGGTGCTGAACGAAGAAGACGCCCGGCGGGTTGGCCTGAACCCTGATGATCTGGCCTATCTGGGACGCGCACGCACCGCCAATGGCGAGGTGCGCACTGCCTTGGCCAAAGTCGAGAGCATGTCGCTAGGCGACATCACAGACCGCAATATTACCCTCTCGGTCAATGAGGGGCAGATGGACCAGTCCCTTCTAGGGATGGATTATCTGCAACGCTGGTCCAGTATCGAGATCCGCAACGGGTCACTGATCCTGACCCGCTGA
- a CDS encoding DNA polymerase III subunit chi: MGAAYFYHLTRRSLEETLPVLLEKALGAGWRIVVRGVDLPRITRLDERLWLGAEDQFLPHGLVGGPHDALQPVLLSHETTPVPGASCLMAVDGAEVTAEEVTALERVCILFDGTNPDAVARARVQWKSLTDAGCSAQYWSEESGRWQKKAEKTAGAD, translated from the coding sequence ATGGGTGCGGCCTATTTTTACCATCTGACCCGGCGGTCCCTTGAGGAGACGCTGCCGGTGCTGCTTGAGAAGGCGCTTGGCGCTGGCTGGCGCATTGTCGTGCGCGGCGTGGACCTGCCACGGATCACGCGGCTGGACGAGCGGCTGTGGCTGGGGGCGGAGGATCAGTTCCTCCCCCATGGTCTGGTCGGCGGCCCCCATGACGCGCTTCAGCCTGTCCTGCTCAGCCATGAGACCACGCCGGTGCCTGGTGCAAGCTGCCTGATGGCGGTGGATGGGGCCGAGGTCACGGCGGAGGAGGTCACTGCGTTGGAGCGTGTCTGCATCCTCTTTGATGGCACCAACCCGGACGCGGTCGCCCGCGCGCGGGTGCAGTGGAAATCCCTCACCGATGCGGGCTGTTCCGCGCAATATTGGTCCGAAGAAAGCGGGCGCTGGCAGAAAAAAGCCGAGAAAACGGCGGGCGCCGACTAG